The following are encoded together in the Coffea arabica cultivar ET-39 chromosome 1c, Coffea Arabica ET-39 HiFi, whole genome shotgun sequence genome:
- the LOC113741342 gene encoding hydroxycinnamoyl-CoA:piscidic acid hydroxycinnamoyltransferase-like, translated as MVNLIASHIVKPAKPIPTKVMFLSECDQRNPITHANSVHFYKPESPELLKDATEVLKDSLSEALVEFYPLAGRLYQKDGGRVELHCNSMGALLFEAQSELKIEDFGDFCPTPQIHALIPPIDYNNTPLHEVPLLLVQITRLACGGVSLGVAASHIIVDGQSWFHFFPEWAKIARGEKSDDKPFLDRTFFRQYEDDHPSSTAPKSQYSDFFPLPVLIGQSSSLEERKKSTICAMLKLSKDQIEQIKNKANYQDLMIHKTNNQSPFSRFVAVSAHIWKCLSKARMHNPDQETVLYVSVDFRNRLKPPLPGRYFGNAVLPVPARANVGDLQSRPLSYASSKIKEAIENVTDEYVRSYLVCMKNIPEVSSSRHFHTVGCP; from the coding sequence ATGGTTAACTTGATAGCCTCTCACATTGTCAAACCAGCAAAACCAATCCCTACAAAAGTAATGTTTTTATCTGAGTGCGATCAACGTAATCCCATTACTCATGCAAACAGCGTCCATTTTTACAAGCCAGAAAGTCCAGAATTGCTAAAAGATGCCACTGAGGTTTTGAAAGACTCACTAAGCGAAGCCTTGGTGGAATTTTATCCGCTTGCTGGACGGTTATACCAGAAAGATGGGGGCCGAGTTGAGCTGCATTGCAATTCCATGGGAGCTTTACTTTTTGAAGCTCAATCTGAACTCAAAATCGAGGATTTTGGAGACTTCTGTCCAACCCCACAAATCCATGCCCTGATCCCACCTATAGATTACAATAATACTCCCCTTCATGAGGTACCGCTCCTTCTAGTGCAAATAACAAGGTTAGCTTGTGGTGGTGTTTCTTTAGGCGTTGCCGCATCACATATCATTGTGGACGGCCAAAGctggtttcatttttttcccgAATGGGCAAAGATTGCACGTGGTGAAAAATCTGATGATAAACCATTTCTAGATCGAACATTTTTTCGGCAATATGAAGACGATCACCCATCATCAACAGCTCCAAAATCACAATACTCGGACTTTTTCCCACTGCCCGTCCTAATAGGCCAGTCTAGCAGCTTGGAAGAGCGTAAAAAGTCTACCATCTGTGCCATGCTTAAGTTAAGTAAAGACCAAATTGAGCAGATCAAGAACAAGGCCAACTACCAAGATTTGATGATTCACAAAACTAACAATCAAAGCCCCTTTAGCCGGTTTGTAGCAGTATCTGCACATATATGGAAGTGCTTATCCAAGGCCCGTATGCACAACCCTGACCAAGAAACGGTTCTATATGTGAGTGTTGATTTTCGCAATCGGCTTAAACCACCCTTGCCCGGAAGGTACTTTGGAAATGCTGTCTTACCTGTACCAGCAAGAGCCAATGTCGGTGACCTCCAATCGAGGCCACTAAGCTATGCTTCAAGCAAAATTAAGGAAGCAATAGAGAATGTTACAGATGAGTATGTAAGGTCATATCTTGTTTGTATGAAGAACATTCCGGAGGTATCTAGCAGTCGACATTTTCACACCGTTGGTTGTCCTTAG